GCGGGCCGCCTCGTCGGGGGTGAAGTCGCCGGGGAGGTCACGAATCGGGGCGTTCATCGTTCTCCTTCTTCGGATGGGGTCGCGTCTGCGACGGTGATGGTCGAAGTGTGTGCGGGTCGGGTGACGACCGGGAGGCGCTTGAGCCACAGGCGGATTCCGTGCAGGCGAATCCGTGCTGCGACGACCAGCGGGGCGAGCGGGGTGGTGATCTGTGTGGCGAGCACGGTGCGTGTCGTCGCGGGGACGGCCGCCCCGGTGAGGGCGGCGACGAAAGCGCCCTGGCCCACGCGGTCGAGGGTCACCGACACCGCCACCCGGCCGTCGGGGTCGGGCGGTGGCACGTGCAGTCGGTACGTCCCGCTGACGTCGTGGAACGGCGACACATAGAACTCTTTGTCCACCCGCGCATTTCCGTGCTCATCCGGGTCGACGACATAGGTGTGGCGTTCGCCGTAGGTGTTGTGCACCTCGGCGACGACGCAGCCGAGGGAGCTGT
This sequence is a window from Gordonia insulae. Protein-coding genes within it:
- a CDS encoding DUF1365 domain-containing protein — translated: MTHTRRSPVHHAFTYRSASWLIDIDRPPELPAPLRAFARFTPADHFPQPAGPDDTLRSRLETHAASAGVALPAGQVIALLSPRVAGYVFNPLSVFWCHHPDSSLGCVVAEVHNTYGERHTYVVDPDEHGNARVDKEFYVSPFHDVSGTYRLHVPPPDPDGRVAVSVTLDRVGQGAFVAALTGAAVPATTRTVLATQITTPLAPLVVAARIRLHGIRLWLKRLPVVTRPAHTSTITVADATPSEEGER